The Nerophis lumbriciformis linkage group LG09, RoL_Nlum_v2.1, whole genome shotgun sequence nucleotide sequence tgcttggactgcttttgtatgtgtgcacgcgctctCTGTGCGTACTTGTTGACGAGACAGGACGAGTGATCGCcattaatcactcgtcttgagaactgtgtgggcattaagggcgccgccctcaactggttccggtcgtacctaaccgacaggagtttttgtgtaaaagtagacagttttatgtcgtccacagctcctttaccacatggggtcccccagggctcaatccttgccccaattttatttgcgctttcccttctcccccttggttctatttttaggaagtacagtattgcatttcatttttatgccgatgattgacagatttattttcccatggcacaaaataacacggttcaacgtcttattgactgcctgcacgacatcaaagtctggctttcagctaacttcctgagcctaaatgaagataaaacagaagttatgttgttcggtccaagtcgctctccctcccccaacgttgacctcggcactctgaccccgtatctcagcgactgtgtcacaaacctgggggtaaagtttgactcagattttaaattcgaaaaacaaatcagcagcgtcgttcaaaaaagcttttatcaattacgccaaatagcgaaagtgaaaccgcttctatcaagacatgatcttgagaaattaatccacgcttttatctcgactcgtcttgactactgcaatgccctgtatgttggcattagccaggcctcccttgcccgcctgcagctcgtgcagaactctgctgctcgtctgctaacacagacccgcagacgtgagcacatcacccctattttagcgtcccttcactggctccctgtgcgttaccgaatacattttaaactccttttatttgtttttaaatgtctaaacaacctcgcgccaacctatctctccgacctccttcagccttactgccccacccgatccttaagatcagccgatcagctgctgttgacggtccctgacacaaggctgaagcttagaggtgacagagctttcgccgttgctgctcccaagctctggaacgacctacccctgagtgttagacaagcctcctctcttcctgtttttaaatctctcttaaaaacatacttttattccatggcttttaacactgagtgatatccatcctgcaatggcgccccataatacacctgctgtgatcctgtttttatgtttttatgtttttattaattctattttaattattattattattttttttatcgtgttctgtttgtgttgtgttgtgtttgctcggtactcgttttatcttttaacctgttcattgtacagcactttggctacccctgtggtaaattttaaatgtgctctataaataaagttgatttgatttgatttgataaacaccaatcattttatttgggccAGTAAAAATATTTACTACACAGAATATAGAGCGTTTtaacacaaatgtgttctgtGAAACTACTAATGGTAACACAAGCTAGCCAATTGTGTTCTTGTTAATTTtgtgctttgaaaaatgtaactgtgagcaagttgcaaacagcacctttaatatGTTAACTGATTCTGAGTTTAACTTACCTTAAAACCCTGACTTTCCCTCATTTCAGGCTTTACATACTCAGAGTTTCCACACCGGAATACCCCTGTGAATGCCTGTATCTTTAAATATGAACGGGTGGGCCAACAGCAACAAGTCCATCTACAGACCACTGCATCAACAAATTATTCTTATTCTTGATATTACATGTCAGGGGCAACCCacagcccttaaaggggaactgcacttttttttttttttagaattttacctatcgttcacaatcattatgaaagacaagaagacaaaagtgtttttttccctGCTTTCTAACATAAAAAACATCTCGTTCtcggtagctagcaatgcagctaatgggagcaatcaattctacctctaaatcactttaaaaatgcattcaaaaaccgtcaacaatactttgtTTACGTTTTGTAACCCGtacaataaccaaactgtagcgacattgttattgtaagagcgaacacggaggaactctttttccatcgtagtaacacatcggcgtgttattagtcggtattagccgtaaaagctaactatggcaagagataagctagggtttgggtttgtaatgcacaacactgcaataCGACACATatgtgtactgactgaaaaacataaacaatcatattacagtatctgtaacgtataagcccacatttcatgttttgtttgtacacagctagccagacagcgtatgtactgtagttgtactaacacacatGACGATATTAAAGTGATTCAattgatggacagttgttcgtctcgTCCAGCTGGTCAGGgtcgtttcctgttgattttgggtaagcaatccatttctgttgaaatagcttggcttcaagttccgCATTTTGCAACTTcgattcactttcacctcactctctcggcttctgtctgctccaacgtctcactcttccttcgtgctcgcttctataagcagcacaatatttagcttcaaaagtataaggttgtgtCCAAAAATTGTTGTCTTTgtggtctgttaccaagtctgccatgattagaaaactcccttgtgtttgattccggaaggaggaacacacatgttgccagaagtcagacgtgtgctgctatggaaacataaATTAATGCGTGGAATAAATTAGTCctggaaatgattaaaatgatcaaaatacggtaaatattgtacatactacatattgttatgaacgtgtctgtttctacattaccgtatttttcggactataagtctcagtttttttcatagtttgggggctccagtgcgacttatatatgtttttttccttttttattatgcatttttggcaggtgggacttatactccggtgcgacttatactccgaaaaatacggtatatatacgtatatcttCAGTGTGtacattagggacggcgtggcgcagtggaaaaatggccgtgcgcgacccgagggtccctggttcaatccccacctagtaccaacctcgtcatgtccgttgtgtcctgagcaagacacttcacccttgctcctgatgggtgctggttagcgccttgcatggcagctccctccatcagtgtgtgaatgtgtaaatgtggaagtagtgtcaaagcgctttgagtaccttgaagttagaaaagcgctatacaagtacaacccatttatcatttatttatttacataaaatgttgatggagggttctgaagttgttttagagggctttgaaggctacaacggtgactcccattagccacatctttcaagcCTTTTTCATCACCTTGAAaatcgtaaaaataaaaaaaaaacatgtgtgttcttgtctttcataatgattgtgaacgatagtcaAAATTCCCAATAAAGtgcggttcccctttaaggtggcgCTATAAAGTATTTGTGACTTTTGTATTATAAAGAATGTAAGACATTGGAATACCATTAGCAGTGTGTATCAGTGTACCTGCCAGTTAACtcataatacaaaaaatatgtataaagtgtacataacacaatataatatatactatatcCAAAATAATGAGTTCATGCGATtgaccacaaaaaaattatcACATTAATCTTGTACATATGAAGATtattcacacaatttattttgaccacacATGTTCCTTTACCTTCTATACCCTGACGAGACTTAagataaaactgttagcatgttgtgAGTAAATGAATGCTGTGCGCTCAagtataacatttaaaaatgttcatgTATGACATTCTTACAATAGAATTGCATTTGTAGACAAGTATAGGGGTCTGTAATACCCTGAGATTAATCCCGATTAAACCAAATTCAAAACTGTGATTTTACATCACAGCACtaatgtacatatactgtataccggtaatttcccaggcgcggccaccgctgctgcccactgctcctctcacctcccagggggtgatcaagggtgatgggtcaaatgcagagaataatttcgccacacctagtgtgtgcgtgacaatcattggtactttaaactttttaacttgaactttaatagTAATACTATTTGATACTCCTTCAGGTTCCACTCTCTAAGGACGAGTGCACTTTGTCGAGTGGCTATGCCGCCGCAATGGACGCCGCCATGCAAAGCAACCAGTTTGGGGCGGGGCGCCACCAGGAGCCAGATGAGACCACACCGTCGGATGTGTCGGAGCGTCCGTCTGTGGACGATGTGGAATCAGACACTGGCTCCACTGGTGCCTTGGAAACACGCAGCCTGAAGGACCATAAAGGTGATATTATTATAACTACCGTATTATTAATATGCTTTAGTTGgtcttgattggcaacactaatatggtccctagtgtatgaatgggagtgtgaatgttgtctatctgtgttggccctgtgatgaggtggcgacttgtccagggtgtaccccaaatGCAGCTtgcataggctccagcaacccccgcgaccccaaaagggacaagcggtggaaaatgaatggatggtcttaatttagtcattgattttgGGTGTAAGCAATCTATCTGTTGAactgtactacactactgtacttttaagTTCCTTTGCTACCCCCTGGAGGTCAACACCAAAACACTCATGCAATTGTCAATGTATTCTTTCACCGTCCCTCAGTGGGAATTCTGCGAAGTGGATCAAAAATGCTGTTCCGCAGAAGACGCCGGGAGAAGGAGCCCTGCCTCAGCCAGTCTCACGAAGACATCTCCAAAATGGAGAATAACTTTGCAGCGAATTCAGCAAACAGTCGAAAGAAGTCCGGCAGCTTCTCACGACGGCTCATCAAGCGCTTCTCTTTTCGATCATCTGGGAAATGGAAAGGCAAATCTGCAAGCACCAATGGGGGAGCAAGCTCTGCCAATAACTGATATCTTGCTGACTCAGCACATTGGATGGAGGACACCATTTGAAATACTCCAGGACAATTCAAATTACTGAAGCTGAAATGAGATGAAGACTATTGTTTTGGAGGGTAATATTTTGCTGGACTGAGACAAGGGAACAGTTGCAATGAAATGCTGTGCTTCTTTTTAACTCTTCTTTGAAATAATATAATGATGCCACTACAATGGTAGTGATGCACTTTAGactctgttttttttacattctacaTAACATGTGGGATGCATGCATAAAagtaatttattattgtgtggtTCTCATGAAATAAGTGCTATTTATTGTAACCATACAATGGGTTGTCTTAGTTGCATTACGCTGTAAAATAGAGACATTGCTGTGATTTTCCATACAAAAAAAACTGCAAATTTACATGTTAATCTAGTCATGTTTTCCTCTTGTGATTGCGTATACATTGCTTTAAGACAggagtgtccaaaccttttccactgaggggccgcataaaaaaatattaaaggatgcgggggccactttgatacattttgtagatTAAAGATACTACAATCAGTACATTATAGGTCAATCAATATATGTTAAAGCATCTGAACACAACATCTTGGCTTTgttctaaattaagcattttcaagcataaaaatggcgaaATGAACTAAAAACAATCTGACCAGGCTGTTCAcgattgtggccactgattggctcaacctCAGAGcattactaacattagcatgctaactttttccacCAATTTTGTAGCCAAACGCCTTGTACTATCATAACCTGGCACTTGACACATtctaacatttagcatgctaacattagcaggctaacttttttttaggcacttttgcagctgaacacctcagaaccataacttggtactttgacaatggttaactgttagcatgatgatgctaactttttattttttagctaattttacatgcgtatGCTATCATTGTCATATGacgtggtacttgacacattctaactgttggcatgctaacgttagtattttAAGTTTGGCTTGCCATTTCAGCATTCACAGGCAATTTCTCCCAAAATTGCATattacaagctgtagaaaatgtgtgtgtgtatatatatatatatatatatatatatatatgtatatatatatactttttattttattttttttattttgtctgagaatgaaaattaaaaacaagctgcgggctgcaaatggccccctggccgcactttggacacccctgctttaagctATTATTCAATGATGTAGTTTTTAAAATAAGCAGGAAACTTACATATTCTACTTCATTAaacaaatgcattttggtttgcaGCGGAGTTTCTTCAAAAGTACAGTCGGGTTTATTGTTAAAACAATATGTCGTTTATTGGTACtgtccatgtaaaaaaaaaaaaagtttgggccCTTCTACTTCACGAAAGCACAATGTGTACTGAAacacatatttgagatgatgctTACAAACATATCTGCATTGAAATACAATAAACGTTTTCTTAGGTTGCAGGGATAAAATTctaaataaaatgtatcattACGTTACAAGTTTTGTAAGTGTTCCAAAAGGCCCCTGTGAATATGATGAAGGACTTGTTATGAAGAGGATGTACTCAGGGTTCAAATACAACAAGCCTTCCAATGAAAACGTTTGAAGGCAAACAGACAGGATGTACGTACAGTAGACACATTTGGCCGCTTAGCAAAATATTTCCGTTTTTTCCGcagtaactttaaaatttgaaacAGGAATTGAGAAACTGCAGCCATGATATTGATGGATATATACATGAAGGATCAATCCAAACGGCAACgtgtaaaagtgaacaaagccccGGGAATGGAAACCGGAAATGGTGGCTGTTGTGATTTTGAGATGTTTAATATATCGCAAATAAATTATTTTGAAACCACTCTTCATTCGGATGTGTGTCTTGGACTCTATCAGCGTTCAAATGATTGCGCATCATTCTCACATTACCTATTTGTGCAGATGATGAACACGTACATTCTTTTGTCGATACATTTAGTTTAATAACTCCAACAGACGCAAAATAAAGTGCTTCGACTCGGAATTAAATGACTTAGTTCCTACGATAGCGCCAAAAGATTTAAAACTGGAGGGAATAGACACAATTGGCCACATGGTCTATTAACCCGTTTCAAAGAAACACAAGAGCCAATCACCTTTTGTCTATCTGTGATGTGTCGAGCACTAAAAGGCTTGCACCAATCACCACTGACTTTTCTTTCTTCTTTGCGTTTCCACAGCCAATCACACAACGCTCTCTAGTCATGGAAGCCAATCAGGCGAAAGGGCGGGGCAAGGTGGTATTTTTACATCCGGGTCGTGAGTCACTGCTTTATAAAGCCGCAACTCTCTATAACGGGTTTCGTACACGAAGTGTTCAAGTAACCGATTGAGAATGTCAGGACGAGGAAAGACCGGTGCCAAGGCCCGCGCAAAGGCCAAGACCCGCAGCTCCAGGGCAGGCCTGCAGTTTCCAGTCGGACGAGTCCACCGCCTGCTCCGCAAAGGTAACTATGCTCAGCGTGTGGGCGCCGGAGCTCCCGTCTACATGGCTGCGGTGCTGGAGTACCTCACCGCCGAGATCCTCGAGTTAGCCGGCAACGCTGCCCGGGACAACAAGAAGTCTCGCATCATCCCTCGCCACCTGCAGCTGGCGGTTCGTAACGACGAGGAGCTGAACAAACTGCTCGGCGGCGTCACCATCGCCCAGGGCGGCGTGCTGCCTAACATCCAGGCCGTCCTTCTGCCCAAGAAGACCGGCCAGGCTGCCGCGGCCACCGGCAAGTCGGGAAAGAAGGCCTCCTCCCAGTCTCAGGAGTATTAGCCAGGCGGCTTACAACTTTTAACTCAACGGCCCTTTTAAGGGCCACCCACGTTACTTCCAAAGAGCAATTATCCCTGTCTTGCTTTTGTCTTTGTAAATAAAGTTGATCAAAGGCGAACCTCGCGAGTCACGTGACTGTGCTAGCATCATCTGCTATGTTAGCTCATCTTTGGATTCAGcatttcttgtcaaattgcgagGGAACTTCTGACTGTTAGTCTTGACACATTTGTTACTCACGCCGAGGTTGGTATATTTCGAATTTATCCCATTGCTAATGTATGGTTTTATGAAATGTTCATCTACTTGCTATTAAATGTAGCATGCAGCTAACTGCTTAGGTGGCGCGTTGTCTTGTTTTTATCAAGCCTTTTGAGGCGCCACCACATTTGAATCCCATTCAGACAAATTTGGCTATGATTTATTTGGATATAAACTAGTTAAATTATCACACGTAAAGGGACTTGAAACCATTTTTGTGAACATTGACCCATATGGTTTTCTCATTTCGTGAGGCGTGTAGTTTACATTCTACCACCAGAGGTAAGTATTAAACGTGTTTTTAAATaccgcactgtaaaaaaaatagtttggttattttatcatTTTTTGGCCTTTGATAGAAATCAGTAGGCTTGAGTTTTTGTGCGATACCACAAATTATTTCATTCACATTTCTGCGATACTATTACTTTGTGCTAATTTAACCAATGTGCTTGGTGAAAATTAGTGTATTTCAAGAGTTGCAGCTCTTGGGAATCAACATCAAATGATACAAATCGAAGGATTAAACAAATTATGGCGTTATTTTGCACTGAGAGCGTAATCTAATTTATATTCAACTCTAGTGTCTCCAAATTGCCTACACGCATGCATACTTGCTATTTTATTATAATTGGTCTTATTTTAATTGCCACTTTGCTGTTTTATAATTAGTCATTTaaatttccagtaattttccTAAATACATGAGACTGAATGACAGAGCAATGTGCTGATGCGCTTGCGCATGACAAACGTTCGGAGGCGGAAGAAAAACTAGTTCCAACCAATCGCGTTTCATTTGTGGACAAGATCTGTGATTTCGTTactttacactgtgttcctgttaatTATAGACATTGTCTCAAAGTATTAAGTATCAATATTTTGAGTTGAgaattagagcataaagatctggtatagGCAGTATCAAtgtttcagtatcgatccgcacaccACTAATGCACCTGCATTGTGCATTAGGTAAATTGCTAAAGCGTTTTCACACAAAAATCCATATTCTCTTTCATGTACTTAACACATGTTGAAATCAGTATCCTTATTTTGCTAAATATATAAGAATTTAATTTGGGATGCAGGTTATCGACagtcaaaaataaaaattcacGTGTGCACGAGGTGCAATTTAAGTCAAGGTGATATGTTGAAAGAATTGTCAGTGTGTCAGTTATACTACCAACATACTGGTTAGTTTATGAGATCAATGGTAAAGAAGGTCCATTCAGGGGTTCTTTATAAACATGCAAGCAGAAATGTTCTAAGTAGGatccctattattattatttttgcattctaacttgcaATAATTTGCTTGTTCCAGGTGGTGAGAAATGCAGCTAGTGGGAGCAAtgtattctgcctctaaatcactttgaaaatgcatttaaaaaccgGCAAAAGTATTTCAAGTATGTTccttaacctgtataataaccaagctgtagcaacattgatattgttagagcgaacactgaggaactgtttcGCTAGCGTAGGAACACATTGCAATGCTACGGCAATTGCCGTATGCTggctagctacggcaagaggtaAGCTAGCAACTGCGTCAACAACTGCGATAGGACAACAATTTgttctgactgaaaaacatgaacgatCATATTACATTATCTgtgaagtattagcccacatttcatattttgtttgCACACAGCCAGCTTGACAGTGTttggtgatgtgctgcatgtgttatgagcaatattatagtgacttatTGGATGGTCAGTTTGGCCAAGCTGGCCCGggaggtttttttccccagttgattttgggtatgcACTACATTTATGTTGGCATTGTTTGGCTCCAAGTGCCACATTTACACCGTCAGGTCACGACGGTCTTAACTCTCTCTGCTCCGTTTCACCCTCTGTTTGTACTTGCTTCTATAACAAGCTGTTCAtcttctgtatattcagcttaaagATACAGTTGTAAATTCTCACTTGTCCAAAAATAATTATCTTcgatgtctgttaccaagtctgcgatgattagaacacacttgcATTTGTTACCGCAAGTAGGAACACAGTTGTTGCTGAAAGTCAGAAGTGcgctggaaacggaaataaatgcgccaaaGAAATAAGTTCCGgtattgcttaaaatgaccaacatatagtaaatattgtacatattacatattaatgTGTatcttactacattatgtatacacTTGGAGTGTATACAAaacgatggagggttttgaagtttgaGGGCTTTGAACTCTACAACAGTGACACCCGTTAGCCGCATCTTGGAAGCGTTTTATatcgataaaataaaaataaaagatgacgtgttcttgtctctcacaatgattgtgaacgataggcaaaattcccccaaaaattcattttcatgcatccatccatttataccgcttgtccttctcgaGGTCGCGCAGACACTGGAGcacatcccagctgcactcgggcagaagcagggtacacctcatcgcagggccaacacagacagacaaacattcaaactcacattcacacactggggccaatttagtcgCCAATCAGCCTATCGATCCAATCAATACAACTCATTACAAATGTTCTCTGTTGAGACAAATGCTTCTTTTTGAAGTGATTACCAAATAATATAGGGGGCAACTTCCGCCTGATTCCACCATTAACAAATTCCAGTTGAGCATGATACTTTCACCAGATGGCGGAGAATGAAAGGAAAAAAACAGCTCTGAGCAACATGTGTAGTGCAGATGCCATGTGTCCTCAGTCTTTTCCAATGCACATGGCTAACATTCACTTTGTTCAAGTTTTTGTCATCTCTTGTTTTATTAGCAGAAAAAGCAGCCTGGTGCACCAGGCTAACACTGGGACCAGGACAGCCTGAACCAGTTACTTTGGCCTTGACGACGTGTCCGCAAACACTTGCCAGGCTCAAAATTCCAGTCAAGGAGGACATTTTTAAATATCCCTTGGCTGTGATGGCTGTAATTTCCAGCTCTGCACTTTTCAACTGTGACAAGGATAACATTGAGATGATTGTCTGCTTCACACATGCTTAATTCAACTTCCAGACAACTTAAGTAGGTTAAAGGTTAAAATATAATAG carries:
- the h2ax gene encoding histone H2AX; this encodes MSGRGKTGAKARAKAKTRSSRAGLQFPVGRVHRLLRKGNYAQRVGAGAPVYMAAVLEYLTAEILELAGNAARDNKKSRIIPRHLQLAVRNDEELNKLLGGVTIAQGGVLPNIQAVLLPKKTGQAAAATGKSGKKASSQSQEY